The Manihot esculenta cultivar AM560-2 chromosome 11, M.esculenta_v8, whole genome shotgun sequence genome includes a region encoding these proteins:
- the LOC122725011 gene encoding uncharacterized protein LOC122725011 encodes MAPYEALYGRKCRTPLCWTELSEAKLVGPELVRQTEEKVKIIKERLKAATERQKSYADLRRKDIEFAVGDKVFLKVSPWKKVLRFGKKAETIDVQSDLTYEEEPVKILAREMKELRNKKIPLVKVLWRNHNAEEATWESEEVMRQQYPQLFQAVIQYTAPFSIAIV; translated from the exons atggccccttatgaagcattgtatggtaGAAAATGTAGAACTCCATTATGCTGGACAGAACTTAGTGAAGCTAAACTTGTAGGTCCAGAGTTGGTAAGACAGACTGAGGAGAAGGTGaagattatcaaagaaagattgaaagctgCAACAGAGAGGCAAAAATCCTATGCAGATTTGAGaagaaaagatatagaatttgctGTTGGAGACAAAGTGTTTTTAAAAGTTTCTCCATGGAAGAAAGTGCTAAgatttggcaagaaag CTGAAACCATTGATGTACAATCTGACCTAACTTATGAAGAGGAAccagtgaaaattttagcaagggAAATGAAAGAATTACGAAACAAGAAGATTCCCTTAGTTAAAGTGTTGTGGAGAAATCACAATGCAGAAGAAGCTACATGGGAAAGTGAAGAAGTGATGAGGCAACAATATCCACAGCTATTTCAAgcag TCATTCAGTACACGGCACCGTTTTCAATTGCAATTGtttga
- the LOC110626853 gene encoding amino acid transporter AVT6E, whose product MDSNYTAIPKNSFVELQLNHDPEGPSHPENTHIKLLPLNDREEFIDPQIENAKILGDNDGGGGGDYDDDDDFDIDSYPLVLSKSNNGSGIYGAVFNLTTTIIGAGIMALPATMKVLGLGLGIVLIILMGIVSEISVELLIRFSALCKASSYGEVVECALGKTARVLSEICIIVNNAGFMVVYLIIIGDVLSGSFHHVGVLDQWLGHGVWDHRKLVILVVVVIFLAPLCALDKIDSLSLTSAASVVLAVVFVVVCFIVAFIKLVEGKIEVPRMTPDFGSKKAILDLLVVIPITTNAYVCHFNVQPIYNELEGRSPQKMNQVGRITTILCVIVYASTAISGYLLFGKDTEADVLTNFDVDLGIPFSSAIDYIVRVGYVLHLVLVFPVVHFSLRQTVDDMVFEGSAPLAESRKRSLALTAVLLGLIYFGSTMVPNIWTAFKFTGATTAVSLGFIFPSLIALKLSDRGESLSHGEKLLSWFMLIMAIIVSIVGVIGNIYSLKGQSK is encoded by the coding sequence ATGGATAGCAATTACACAGCTATTCCCAAGAACTCCTTCGTAGAATTACAATTGAATCATGATCCTGAAGGACCTTCACACCCAGAAAACACCCACATCAAATTGCTCCCTCTTAATGATAGGGAGGAATTTATAGATCCCCAGATCGAGAATGCTAAAATTTTAGGTGATAAtgatggtggtggtgggggtgattatgatgatgatgatgattttgATATTGATAGTTATCCTCTTGTTCTTTCTAAATCCAATAATGGATCTGGAATTTACGGTGCGGTTTTTAATCTCACCACAACTATTATTGGGGCCGGGATTATGGCATTGCCAGCTACAATGAAGGTTCTTGGATTGGGTTTAGGGATTGTGTTGATCATTCTGATGGGTATTGTCTCTGAAATCAGCGTTGAATTATTAATTAGGTTTTCCGCTCTTTGTAAGGCTTCTTCCTACGGTGAAGTTGTCGAATGTGCTTTAGGGAAAACTGCCAGGGTTTTGTCCGAGATTTGTATAATTGTGAACAATGCAGGTTTTATGGTTGTCTATTTGATAATTATAGGTGATGTTTTGTCTGGATCTTTCCATCATGTTGGGGTTTTAGATCAATGGTTAGGACATGGTGTGTGGGATCATAGGAAGCTGGTGATTTTGGTTGTGGTTGTGATTTTTCTTGCACCTCTCTGTGCTCTGGATAAGATTGATTCACTTAGCTTAACATCAGCTGCTTCTGTGGTTTTGGCTGTTGTCTTTGTTGTGGTATGTTTTATTGTTGCTTTTATTAAGCTTGTTGAAGGCAAAATTGAGGTTCCAAGAATGACTCCTGATTTTGGTTCAAAGAAGGCCATTTTGGATTTGCTTGTGGTGATTCCCATCACGACAAATGCTTATGTCTGCCATTTTAATGTTCAGCCTATATATAATGAACTTGAAGGTCGATCACCCCAGAAGATGAACCAAGTGGGGAGAATTACAACTATTCTTTGCGTTATTGTTTATGCTTCGACTGCCATTTCAGGTTATTTACTCTTTGGGAAGGATACTGAAGCTGATGTGCTGACCAATTTCGACGTAGACCTCGGGATTCCTTTTAGCTCTGCCATAGATTATATTGTGAGGGTTGGGTATGTTCTTCATTTGGTTCTTGTTTTTCCTGTTGTTCATTTCTCTTTAAGGCAAACAGTGGATGATATGGTGTTTGAGGGATCAGCTCCACTCGCGGAGAGCAGGAAAAGATCTTTAGCATTAACTGCAGTGCTATTGGGATTGATTTATTTTGGCTCTACTATGGTGCCAAACATTTGGACAGCTTTCAAATTCACAGGGGCAACTACAGCAGTGTCATTAGGTTTTATATTTCCGTCTCTTATTGCACTGAAATTAAGTGATCGAGGCGAGAGTTTGAGCCATGGAGAGAAGTTGTTGTCATGGTTTATGCTAATCATGGCAATAATAGTTAGCATTGTTGGAGTAATTGGAAATATTTATAGCCTTAAAGGCCAATCCAAATGA